The genomic region TAACCCTGCAGACCTTCGACGACCTCCGAAAAGTGATGATGCATCCGGCTGTACTGGCTGATGCGCATCCGAAAAGCGGCAAGCATGATGCCTGGGCGTCAATGGGTAATCGCCTGGCGTGGTTTAAGGGAACCGAGTGGGAAGCGCAGGCTCGCCAACTTTGGATTGACTGGTCCATTGCTGGCGGTGGTAGCAAAGACGATATCGGGATGGCAGAAGTGCGCTGGGACGAAGATAAACTGAAAGCCGATCGTACTGGCTATCAGGCTATCTTCGCACATGCTCAGAAAGTCGGTGTAGCTAATCCTGCCGCTAACCGCCCCCGCGATTCAGTTGCCAGCATGGATGACTTCGACGAGTTACCCCCTGAAGACCCTGAGAAACCGCGCTCGTTCCCCCATACTGGCGGCTATGGCAAGCCGGGAAAGTTCGTCATTGAAGGGCTTGTTCCGCTCGGGGTGCTCATGCTTTACGGCATGTCATCCCATTTTAAATCGTACCTTCTCATTTCCATGTTGTGCCGTCTGGCGATGAAAACCCATCGCTGGGGCGGCCGCAACCTCAAAGGCGGTGCCGTTCTGTACGTCGCCGCTGAAGGCGGTAGCTCGGTTATGCCCCGCGTCGGTGCCTGGGCTGATAAGTACAATGACGGCCGGCCGCTGGATTTGTTCTACACGCTGCCGCTGGCGGTGGACCTCTCCGTCGAGGGAAAAGTTAAAGCGATGATCAAAGAGGTTAAGCGCATTGCATTGCACACCGGTGAACCTGTCCGCGTCGTGGCCGTTGACACATTGTCACAGTCCATGATGCAGGGCGAAGAAAATAGCGCCAGTGATGTGGCAAAATTTATGGCGGGTGCCACCAGAGTTTTCACCGAGACAGGCGCTGCGGTCATCATTGTCCATCACAGCGGGAAAGACAGCGGCAAGGGGATGCGCGGTTCTTCCGCGGCATTTGCCAACGCCGACGCCGTTATCCGTGTGGAGCGTATCGGCGACGCGGTCAACCTGATCAATGAGAAGCAGCGTACCGGTCCAGCGCAGCCAACCCGCGGCTACCTCGTGTCTGAAGTACATTTGCCTGACGAGGTGATCGCGGCGAACGAAGCGGCAGACGAAGAATATACCAGCACCGAGGGCGAAGTTTACGATCCCGTAAGGCTGACAACCGAGCGCGTTTTCGAAGACGTCCCTCTGGCTGAGATTGAGCCGCTGATGATGGCTAAAACCGATGCAGATATCAAAGGCAGCAGCGATGAATCGTGGGTGTGGGAAAAACTTGAAGCCTCTGGCGGGAGCATTGCCCGTTCTGAGCTTCGTGAGCAGTGGAAGGAAGAGACAGCCAGAAGCGCGGGCCAGTTCCGTACTGTTTTAGGGCGCATGAAAGAGAAGGATTACATCGTCGAACATGACGGCGTAATTAAAGATTTTCTTGGCGAGAGCGTGCCAACTGGAGGGGGGAAACTTGCGTAATTTTGCCAATTCGCTAAAAGCTACAAATCTGCATAAAAATGCAAGATCAAATATTATGCAATATATATGCATAAATAATCAGCGCAACAAAGATTCTATCCAACAGGCGCAACACAAAGCGCAACAACGCAACAAAAATTGTTTCACCACTGATTTCAAAGGATTTTTTAAGAGCAACAAGCGCAACATGACGGCAAGCGTAGTGGCGCAACACAATACCCCTCTCCCCCCTTTAGGGGGGAGGGGTTTGTTGCGCACGAGCCGTTGCGGTTTTTATTCACCGAATATTCATATGCAATGCCTGTGAAGGTTTAAGGAGAACACAAGATGTTGACGGCAATTCAGGACGAAAAAGTTGTCATTGCAAGAGATACGGAAAAACGGGGGATTTTCACATGCCCGGAGTGTGGGAGAACTGTGACTCTGAAAAAGGGCAAAATTGTTATTCATCATTTTGCTCATAAACCCCCGGTGACCTGTCAGTACGGCAAAGGGGAGTCAAAACAGCATCATCAGATAAAAATGGAGTTGTTTGATTCTCTGGTTAATCACGATCAGGCCCTCGATGTTGCGCTGGAGAAATCTTTCGGTGCCGTCAGACCAGATGTTTCTG from Erwinia tracheiphila harbors:
- a CDS encoding AAA family ATPase, with protein sequence MAIRYSTGQRADDARPKPAECESFSRFSYILEELRRAIGITPIDTKNQMYAKKARLPYIWHSMKDVSGRRKADNAGDRDVLFMDMDGCTAQAWRALCDALTCFSCFAYSTPSHLHPTANGEQRWRICMELDRAVTPEEYRRLGPAVERWLMDCISLLEDYAVKWDRSVYNPDHMVYGPDENAIFMRFDGVPVTVDMLLSLAPKLPEIRKTAPALSGPDDLSRAVDLNGITLQTFDDLRKVMMHPAVLADAHPKSGKHDAWASMGNRLAWFKGTEWEAQARQLWIDWSIAGGGSKDDIGMAEVRWDEDKLKADRTGYQAIFAHAQKVGVANPAANRPRDSVASMDDFDELPPEDPEKPRSFPHTGGYGKPGKFVIEGLVPLGVLMLYGMSSHFKSYLLISMLCRLAMKTHRWGGRNLKGGAVLYVAAEGGSSVMPRVGAWADKYNDGRPLDLFYTLPLAVDLSVEGKVKAMIKEVKRIALHTGEPVRVVAVDTLSQSMMQGEENSASDVAKFMAGATRVFTETGAAVIIVHHSGKDSGKGMRGSSAAFANADAVIRVERIGDAVNLINEKQRTGPAQPTRGYLVSEVHLPDEVIAANEAADEEYTSTEGEVYDPVRLTTERVFEDVPLAEIEPLMMAKTDADIKGSSDESWVWEKLEASGGSIARSELREQWKEETARSAGQFRTVLGRMKEKDYIVEHDGVIKDFLGESVPTGGGKLA